In the genome of Quercus lobata isolate SW786 unplaced genomic scaffold, ValleyOak3.0 Primary Assembly Scq3eQI_2005, whole genome shotgun sequence, the window AGGCCACCCATCGCGCATCAAAACCCATCTTCAACATAGTGACCTCCAAGAAACTCCACTCCACCCTATCgtaagccttactcatatcaagcttCAATGCCATAAAACCccctttttttgatttttggttctTCATATGGTGCAAAGTCTCGAAAGCTACAAGAATGTTATCAGAAATTGCTTTGTCCGATTGGAAAGCATTTTGAGATTCTGAAATAATCAAGGGTAGTACCCCTTTAAGCCTGTTTGCGATCACCTTTGATACaagcttataaattatattacataAAGAAATAGGGCGATATTCAGAGACTTTTGTGGGACTTTTTACCTTAGAAATGAGAGTGATGAATGTCTGGTTTATGGATGGAGGGATGACACCTGAAGCAAGACAACTCAACACTGCTTCAGTCACATCTGCGCCCACTGACGGCCAATAGTGCTGGAAGAAAAGAGGAGGAAGACCATCTGGACCCGGGGCCTTCAAAGGTTCCAAGACCTATCTATGTATTCTATCACTCAAAATAAGAAGCTAAGTTGAGAACCATTTATCGGCCTCTCATCTTTGTATTAGAATTTAATCATTACGCAGTCACTTGGTAAAGGAGGTCAGACCTCTTTGAGTACCTTATAAATGATACCCCGATCACATTTTAGCCAAGATATGACTTATGAGAACTTTTAGCCCTCATTTTAGCCAACGATTTAATGATACGTATGTGCCCGAATACTAGGCTAGTCGTAATTGGTGAATGGAGGCCTAGGGCTAGGACTCAGTCTTGAGCCTACACAAGTTACAACCAGTCAACAAACCCTTTAATGAGCCAACTACAAACTACTGACAAAACTACTTTGCATCATTAGGAATCATTTATAAACCCTGGGAATGGTTGGTGACCATAATATCAGGACAAGGGCCATCTTCCCAATTGTACTGGAATGTACGTATCAAATATTAGAGTAATAATTTCATCCTAAGTAATCTTTAAGATGTTATATTGTTataattagaataaaatttctttcacTTTAATTTATCATTAGtgctatttttattatttgctaatcacaatatgtcatatcaatattttatattttagaaaaaatttatacaaagtATTTAGCTTGTATacttattattgtttaatttaataGCATCTACTGGTTTTCAACATTAGTTCAAACCTTTATGAATAGGTAGTAGACCAAAAACAAGTCCGAGTAATACTAGGGACACAACTTCTACCACCATTTTTACTACAATTTACTCAAGTGACAAGTTGTGAGTGGTGGAGTAAAATTATAGGTCTACTACTTTACCACTCACAACTTACCACGTGAGCAAGTTGGCAAAAATTGTGGTGAAAGTTGTGTCTTGAACATTACTCAATCCTTCATGTTGTTTAATAGTACTTGAACTGAAGCAACAATCCTTGAACTTACATTATTCTTGAGAAACAACTTACATTATTCTTGGTGATTCATTAATTTcaacttaattttatttttctgatcATAACATGTTCTAGAAATTACCACTGTTGAACCATTAACATCTAACCTATTTGTTAGTGATAATATCATAATATGTAcgtataataataaaacaataaaaaaaacgtATTGGTGTttcctttctcccttttttctaAGGATTTAGCATGGGTGGATATATGTAGTATCTTTGTTCGCTAAGGGGGTTCAAAATTACTTAGGTATAGTTTCTTCGATGTTGTATGTTATATTCCTCAACTGAATTCAACCATATTGTTGTATTAATCAATACAACAAAAATGTGTTATTTTACCCTAAGACAATTTATTTAGGGTGAGTGTGCACTTCTTATTCTGCGTCCTATATAATGTGCTCATTTTATTATTCTGGTTACTTTCATCTTATAAAAGTTCGCTCATGCAATGATTAATGGCCAGGGCAAGGCTAACTATAGCTTTAGTGACATTATTTTAAAACGGTTCATATAAAAACTATAGGCAAATGAGTTGCAATTATACTTTTCTTGTCATTTGGAAAAAGAAATGGTAAATGGactaattagaaaaaaaaaatggcaaatgGATTTTCAAAGGTCGTTTAAACCCATAACCATGGCAGTGACACCTTTTGCCAAGTTTACAACAAATGGAAGCCTACTGATCCTTGTTGTAAGGTGGCATGCTTGAAAGTTTcctcaaaatatatttatgtacAAACCAAGGCATGTCAAACTCAAGCACGTCGTGATACCATATTAATTTCATAGGAAACTATCAGTCAGTTTTCCTCACCAAAGGCCATGGTTTTGTACACCTAGCTTTGTGGGCTACCtcataaattataaacaaaaatggaTCATGATATACGTTCATTGAAGTTCACCTATTTTTTATCTGTTTTGAggttggggagagagagagagaggagttgcAAAATACAATCTAAGTACAAggacaaaaccaaaaaccatataTAAGATAGATAATCATGTAGATGGATTTTGTTCACATAAAAGTAATGGAAAGCCAAGTCAAGACCTCACATTCTCAAAAAAGCAGCAAACATTCCCAAAGGTGAAAACTTTCATTTCTACCAAATATAAAGTCCTAACACTACAAGATTTGACCCTAACAACACCATCAAGGCCCAAAAGACTAGAAACTCGatcataagaaaaagaaaaataaacaaagcacAAAGCAACTAGCTAGTAGATCCCAAACTACTAATACCTAAAACAAGTCCTAACTCTGAAAGACCTCAAACAAGACCAGTAAGCCAGAGACCCTATTGTGCATCCATGTCCTTCATTCTTTCATGGTGGTGAGCCAACACCAATGGGAACACCACTACCAGGGATTGTGGGGAGGATTGGAACACAGCCACCTGGGAAGAAAGTACAAAAGCTTGATGGACCAGAGCCAGAGCCAGAGCCAATGCCACCAGCAAAACCTGGACTTGGAATGAACCCACCAACCCCACCAATGCCTCCAAGAAAGTTCTGAGGGTGTTCAACCTTGTCATTGCTCTTGAGTTGCCTTCCTCTTTCAACATCAGATGAAAGGACCAGTAGCAGGATGGTGAGCATCAAAAACACCTTAGTAACTCTCTCCATCTTAACACAAACACAACTCTCTGAAGTCTGAATACCCTAGCAAtgctgtctctctctctcacacactttCAAACACACACAGTACAATGAAGAGAAGCTTAGTCATATACACCCATCTTATAGTACCAAGCTTTTCCATTTAAAGAAGGGTCTCTATAGCTCTCAATTTGCTTATGTGGTCCGGGATGGAAAAATAGTGAGAGTAGTCACTAAAtgcaaattaaattatatagtCCTTTTGGAGGGGATATAACACACACCAAACAACCAACTTACTTGAAGTTACTAGCTAACCATGAGTTAGTAATTTGTTCACATAAATGAGTGGCGGATTAAAAATTGTACATTTTGTTCACATAATAACTGCATTTTTGtctaacttattttttgaaCCCAGTaagtcaataaaaataaattcaaacgTAAATAGCTATTTCACAAAAAATGGAAGCATTTAGGTTGCTTTTAGCACATTCCATTTTTTGGTAGTAAGTGATAAATTTCATTTCCATAATCCATTCCAACGTTTAACCCAAGAAAACATcctcttatttttgttggtcTGTTTTGTGGCAAGGATTTATGATACCTATCTGATAGGATAGGAATGTCCAGAGAAGCATCCATGATCCATGTTGAACAAAAAGTGACTATCTATGTCATagccaaacaaaataaaataattttttaaagaaaaaaccatCCATATAGTACAAAGGATTTAACATAACTTATGGTATTGGTCTTGAATTTATGACGATCCTACCTAACAATAAATGAATAGCGTAAAGGAACTCTGAAGATTTTTCTTCTTGACATAATGGTTAATTTACCCTCCAGTAAATACTTTTCCAAAGTCTTGAACTGTCGTTCACTTGTTCATATATCTACCCCCACTGATACATTTCTATTATAGCGGGGTAATATTTAACTGTTGCGCAGCTTTGTcgcaaaaattaaattagccATCATTACTATATTGAAAGCGAAACTCTATAGAAAGGGATTAGTTTAATGTGAATTCAATAGTTTATATAATTCATTTTTCAGTGGTTGGTCGGAAACTTGGAATCAATAAAATAGGAAGTATGGGCGATTAATTTCTGCCTCTTTTGGTCTTTTTGGTGAATGAAATGATATGCTCCACATATGTGCCGAAGAGGGTTAGTTTtcgaaaaaatttgtaactcatTGTCATTATTTTCTTCCAATAGTAAGAATTAAGGTTCAAATATCTTCACTTGTtgtaaaacacacacacataaatatatatatatatatatatatatagagagagagagagagagagagagagagagagagaatcaactgcaatttttattgaatttgattGAATGAAAACTAGAATAATCAAGTTAGGGTCAGCTAATTAGTAAATAGCtttttcaaatcattttgtttgtttgtgttatattcactttacacattttttgtatcaattaaaaaaacaataagatAGAGTTATGCACGTTCTTGTAACGtcacaaatacaaatttatattattattttctcaccAGAATTTATTCAAAGGCTTACAGAAGAACTTATTTATACTTGAATCATCCTTGAAGAATGAAACCGTGTAAGTAATAATACAGAATAATTTTAATTGCCACACAGCCTATAATTTAGTTCACAAACTTACGGTCTTTCCTAATTTCACCCTGGCTCCCTGTGATCACTTCAATGTAACTCATTTTCACCATAGCTGCTGCAAACTTATAAGCCCATATTTCACCTTGCTTTGCATTATTCCTGACAATTTCAACCGTTGAAGAGCTGCTCAAAAGAGTTTGATCAGAAGTTAATAATCCATTGTGATTCTTCAAATCTGTATAGTACTTATTATCAAGCCTATGTGGTGTAAGTACATCAAGGGGCACAGTTATTGGGTAGTCATTGCCAGCATTTTTTGGACACTTGGTCTTTAAGGCTCTAGCAAATTTGGGATCCATTGAAGGGTCTTGTGGATGTGTTGCATTGAAAGTGTATAGCCGCtttgagaaagaagaacaaTGTGACACACCTATAGAATGTGCCCCAGAAAGTGTCACCATTTCATCAAGACTAAGGCCTTTTTTAGCAAAccattttttgagtttcttgGCATTGAAGTCAAATGTTGGAAGGTTTTTCTTAGGCTCATCTATGTGGGAAACCCTGCCATCACGGCGTCCTGATGGTACCATGTAACTTATGCCTCCAGCTTTGTAAGCACTGTCACGAGCAGCAAATGCAATAATATCTGCACAAGAAACTGTTTGTGGGCATTGAGCTTCAAGTTGAGTCTTTGCCTCATATATCACTTCAAAGCCTCGTAAGGGTTTGTTTGCTAAATTTTCCTTCTCTGCTTGGTTTCCAGGTGTTGACTCCAATAGGATAGAGGCATCACAACCCTAGCATAGATAAAATGGGAAAAATGTGATTTAACTCTAACATCTTAGTAGCATTCAAAGTATTCttttaacccccccccccccccccaaaaaaaacttaaaatattggAATATGACACAATAATTATCTTACGTATCGGATATAATCTATCATGTTTTTTAAAGTATGTAGATCCCACGACTATGTTGTCGAAGTATTCTTCttgccaaaataataataataataaacttcaaattttgGCACATAACTACATCTATATACAATAATTATATATGCAGTGGACAAATGCAGTACGCCTTTGATTATAGATGGTAATTCATGTTTACATGTTATTTCGACTTATGAGTATTTGGTTGTATAGGCGTTTATTAATTGTGTTAGGATTTCTCGACAATAACATGATCTATTTATTAAATAGGTTAACATGATACAACCTGACATGACTAGTCTGACAAATAAATCATGCAATCAAAGTAAACACATTTACTTTACACAAATAACCTATTTGCAATCCTCAcattttataaaatgaaaaaaagtacaCAATTATATTGCAAACAAAATTCTTCTAAAAGATTAAAGATTTgaaacaaagtcacaaacaattaaaatataattataactataaattttgaagagtaaatttatcaaattaaccttaaatTAAATGGATCAAATGAGTTCAAACAGATTTCACATGTTAAACTTGAATTAAATAGGTCAATTCATGTTAACCCGAATTTGACCCGGTCTCGtcaaaattaaattgtaaaCTTCTAATATTGACACCCCTACTCTGATAGCAAAGAGATATTTGTTTcatctgtatatattaagagaattcagaaagttagttattgctttttttcctgtcaaaaatactcctaaattaattaactaacaacttaaaaatgaggttaaaatagtaaattagaaaaagaaagttagttattgttttttttactgtcaaaaatatccctacctaaaatttaaaaatggggttaaaatagtaaattgacaaaaataataaattcctactttacgttgatttaaattcctacttctactcacAAACTCCCTACAGAATAGGATtgctcttttgttagttttaaaactcctacaatctacaaaactcacccaacgtattcatttttttttttttttacttcatcatgatgtatttgtttcttttgtcctccttttttttcaattttttttttaaaaaaatttcattatgtccttagttttttttttgttgaaataagtagaaatttcaaattataataaacataaattattaatctttattCAAAAAACAGAAGGGCCTttgagcgcgtgctcagaggctagtgtATATTACGAGCATCTGCTCTTAAAGCAAGTTCAACAAAAGTCGTGGGTTAGACACCTGTTGCTATATCCTGTCCGTTAAGATGAACCTTTCTTCGGTGACACGAACGAAAAAACTAATATCTTAGAAGTTTGTTCCCGTAATGGCCCCGTAGCTCAGTTGGTTAGAGCGTTGGTCTTATGAGCCGAAGGTCGCGGGTTCGAGCCCCGCCGGGACCATTTCTCTCTCCGAATTTTTTattctagcatttttttttaaggtagcCTATTATAGCATAATAGCAATGCGCAATTATGTTTGacttgactctctctctctctttgttcttCAAACATAACAAATATGACTTCGAAATTAACATGTACAAGAAgcttaacaaaacaaaaaagaaaaagaaaaaaaaagagcagaTTCTATCGAACATAAGATGTTGATGGATCTTGAAAATGACTTTGAAACGTGCATATATAAGAGgcttaacaaataacaaaaacagaTTATATTGAACAATTGAACATGTTAATAGGTCTAAAAAAGTGTCTTTGAAACATGCTTGAGAAGCTTAACAGACAACAAAAGCAGAAGCTATTGAACACAACATGTTAATGGGTCTTGAAAATGACTTTGAAACATGCATAAGAATCtcaacaaataaccaaaaaaaaaaaaaaaaaaaaactatatttcgAGCATAATATGCTCATGAGTCTTAAAAAGTGACTTTAAGAAATAGCAAATTAACAGATTCTATATATTGAACGTAACAATTAAGTTGATTGGTGTATTGCAAAATTGAGCTAGCATACCCTGACAAAACAGTCATGATAATGCATTCTGATGATGCCAGCAGCTAGGCCAGGGTTCCTTGACACAGCTTTGTTCACAGTATTTCTCACAATGATCTCTGCAGAAGGACAAGTTGATTGATAGTAACCCACTTTGAGTAATGAGGGCATGGCCAGTGACACTGACACCATCATAGACATAGTAACAAAGAGAACCAAGCAAATTTTGATGGTTGTTGCCATAGTTACTCTACAACTGATCAAATACTGTAAAGAGTGAATGATGAATAGGCGAAAAGAGCAAAGAAAgaacaatatatattataagcaAGTTGGAGATGAAGGGAAAGGTCGATGTTAACCAAGTATATATAGGCAAGAAAATAGTGAAGATAAGATTGGCATGCAGTTTTACTTTTACACAAAAACGCGTATAGCTACATGGAAGAAAAACTTGAAGCTGTATAAGTTTGAGGGTTTCCGTGGCACGTAATTAACTAAGAGGAAACAGTCTTCAATGGCTCATTAATTCCAAGTAGCTTAAGATCTTTTAGCCTATTAGATTTTTAGTGGTTGGTGATGTATCTATCTTCTT includes:
- the LOC115973656 gene encoding peroxidase 5-like, whose protein sequence is MATTIKICLVLFVTMSMMVSVSLAMPSLLKVGYYQSTCPSAEIIVRNTVNKAVSRNPGLAAGIIRMHYHDCFVRGCDASILLESTPGNQAEKENLANKPLRGFEVIYEAKTQLEAQCPQTVSCADIIAFAARDSAYKAGGISYMVPSGRRDGRVSHIDEPKKNLPTFDFNAKKLKKWFAKKGLSLDEMVTLSGAHSIGVSHCSSFSKRLYTFNATHPQDPSMDPKFARALKTKCPKNAGNDYPITVPLDVLTPHRLDNKYYTDLKNHNGLLTSDQTLLSSSSTVEIVRNNAKQGEIWAYKFAAAMVKMSYIEVITGSQGEIRKDRKFVN